Proteins encoded by one window of Bacillus sp. DTU_2020_1000418_1_SI_GHA_SEK_038:
- a CDS encoding aldehyde dehydrogenase, protein MNVTELKKYKMYINGEWTESSSGEYFPSYNPATGEPWCTVAKGTAEDVDRAVKAAHHAFLHSEWARMTFTERGRLVRKLGELIAGRVEELAEFETLDNGKLIREMRGQLSYLPEFFYYYAGLADKIHGKTLPIDKKDMFVFTSREPLGVVAAITPWNSPLYLTTLKLAPALVAGNTIVIKPSEMTSASLLELMKLVEEAGFPPGVVNVVTGFGIPVGDSLTSHPLVRRVAFTGGEESARHVVRNSADNFAQVSLELGGKSPNIVFEDANADNAAMGIIAGIFGASGQSCVAGSRALLHVDIYDKVMQKLVDRVSNIKIGNPLHNDTEMGPLATKAQLDRVEQYVALGNDEGGKLVYGGKKPEHLQKGWFFEPTIFEHNDHNSRITNEEIFGPVLSVIPFRDETEVVQLANSTDYGLAAGIWVSDIAKAHRVAKAVRAGIVWVNTYRSISPIAPIGGSGLSGYGRESGYEAIHEYTQSKVVWVNTSSEPIPDPFIMR, encoded by the coding sequence ATGAATGTGACTGAGTTGAAAAAATATAAGATGTATATAAATGGAGAATGGACAGAATCGTCAAGCGGAGAATACTTTCCAAGCTATAATCCAGCTACTGGAGAACCATGGTGTACTGTAGCAAAAGGAACTGCGGAAGATGTAGATCGCGCTGTGAAAGCTGCTCACCATGCGTTTTTGCACTCAGAATGGGCAAGAATGACGTTTACAGAACGTGGCAGACTTGTCCGCAAGCTTGGTGAGTTGATTGCTGGAAGAGTTGAAGAGCTTGCTGAGTTTGAAACGCTTGACAATGGAAAATTAATTCGCGAAATGCGGGGACAGTTAAGTTATTTGCCAGAATTCTTCTATTATTATGCAGGGCTTGCAGATAAAATCCACGGAAAGACGCTGCCAATTGATAAGAAGGATATGTTCGTCTTTACTTCTAGAGAGCCGCTTGGAGTTGTAGCGGCAATTACACCTTGGAATTCACCGCTCTATTTAACCACTTTGAAGCTGGCTCCTGCTCTTGTGGCTGGAAATACAATTGTGATCAAGCCTTCCGAAATGACTTCAGCTTCTCTTTTAGAGCTTATGAAGCTTGTGGAGGAAGCGGGCTTTCCACCTGGAGTTGTCAATGTTGTAACTGGATTTGGCATACCGGTTGGAGATTCACTTACTTCTCATCCACTCGTTAGACGCGTTGCATTTACAGGAGGTGAGGAATCTGCCCGACATGTTGTGAGGAATTCGGCGGACAATTTTGCACAGGTATCTCTTGAACTTGGCGGAAAATCGCCAAACATCGTTTTTGAAGATGCAAATGCTGATAATGCGGCTATGGGAATTATCGCAGGTATTTTTGGAGCATCTGGTCAAAGCTGTGTTGCGGGTTCTCGTGCGTTACTGCATGTCGATATTTATGATAAGGTGATGCAAAAGTTGGTTGACCGTGTGTCCAATATCAAAATCGGCAATCCGCTTCATAATGACACAGAAATGGGGCCGCTGGCAACGAAAGCTCAATTGGATCGTGTAGAACAATATGTTGCGCTTGGAAATGATGAGGGCGGAAAGCTTGTTTACGGCGGTAAAAAACCAGAACATCTACAGAAGGGCTGGTTTTTTGAGCCTACAATTTTTGAACATAATGATCATAATTCACGGATTACAAATGAAGAAATATTTGGACCCGTATTAAGTGTTATTCCATTTAGGGATGAAACAGAGGTTGTCCAATTAGCAAATAGCACCGACTACGGTTTAGCTGCAGGTATCTGGGTAAGTGATATCGCTAAGGCTCATCGAGTAGCAAAAGCAGTCCGAGCAGGAATTGTTTGGGTGAACACATATCGAAGTATATCGCCGATAGCTCCGATTGGCGGTTCAGGTCTAAGTGGATATGGCAGAGAGAGCGGATATGAAGCAATTCATGAATACACACAAAGCAAAGTTGTTTGGGTCAATACTTCATCTGAACCGATTCCCGATCCATTCATTATGAGATAG
- a CDS encoding isochorismatase family cysteine hydrolase — protein MDLTKTALLLIDLQKESGTSDVVGMNDIVQNARALINACRMQGIPIIYTRHIGRADGIGLANKEPVNEQGEPIYYHSGKETIEIIDEIKPQDNDIIIDKYRYSGFYESSLDLMLKSLGIKHLIIGGVLTDCCVMATVLDAYYRDYQVNLIKDICGTTTVGAHMASILMLANWIYDLKVYDTSQIENKLLGKSHHVWESEVPDQLQFTPENVREVFGKLSSTSMAVKS, from the coding sequence TTGGATTTAACAAAAACGGCTCTCTTACTAATAGATCTTCAGAAAGAAAGCGGAACGTCCGATGTTGTTGGAATGAATGACATTGTTCAAAACGCAAGGGCCCTCATCAACGCATGTCGGATGCAGGGGATTCCGATCATTTACACTCGACATATCGGCAGAGCCGATGGTATAGGCCTTGCCAATAAAGAACCTGTGAATGAGCAGGGTGAACCAATTTATTATCATTCTGGAAAGGAAACCATTGAGATTATAGATGAGATAAAGCCGCAAGATAACGACATTATTATTGATAAATACCGATACAGCGGATTTTATGAATCAAGCCTTGATTTAATGCTCAAAAGCTTGGGTATAAAACATTTGATTATTGGCGGTGTGCTTACGGATTGTTGTGTAATGGCAACAGTGTTAGATGCCTATTATCGTGATTACCAGGTTAATCTCATAAAAGACATTTGTGGGACTACAACAGTAGGAGCGCATATGGCTTCAATCCTCATGCTGGCAAATTGGATATATGATTTAAAAGTTTATGATACAAGTCAAATAGAAAATAAATTGCTAGGGAAAAGCCATCATGTTTGGGAGTCTGAAGTTCCTGATCAGTTACAATTTACTCCAGAGAATGTCAGAGAAGTATTTGGGAAATTATCAAGTACGTCAATGGCTGTTAAGTCCTGA
- a CDS encoding aldehyde dehydrogenase family protein — MTYVDKMIRKHLLINGEWIEAKEYNQLRSPYSGEIIAEIPIATEAETDLAIEAAFKARKVIAQMPAHLRAEILENLVKLLEERKEAAARIIALEAAKPMTTARGEVARTIETYKFAAEEAKRIHGETIPLDAARGGENRLAYTVREPIGVIGAITPFNFPMNLVAHKVGPAIASGNTIVLKPASQTPLSTYFIAELLQEAGLPAGVLNVVSGSGKVVGDKIVSDDRVSMITFTGSPAVGIGIRNKAGLKRVTLELGSNAAVIIDKGVDLDKIVSRCVTGAFAFQGQVCISLQRVYIQEELYEEFVEKFVEATERLVVGDPLDSKTDVSALISSADVERSLSWIHEAQKAGAKLAAGGTAEGNVLLPTILLDADAALRVSCQEVFAPIVLVNKVKSVQKAIELVNDSRYGLQAGIYTNNVHTALDAADHLHVGGVMINDIPTFRVDNMPYGGVKESGFGREGLKYAVEEMTELKLVVWNRN; from the coding sequence ATGACATACGTAGATAAAATGATAAGAAAACACTTACTTATCAATGGGGAATGGATTGAAGCTAAGGAATATAACCAATTGCGGTCCCCTTACTCAGGTGAGATCATAGCCGAAATTCCGATTGCAACAGAAGCTGAAACAGATCTAGCAATTGAAGCGGCATTTAAGGCTCGGAAGGTGATCGCCCAAATGCCTGCTCATTTGCGGGCCGAGATTTTGGAAAATTTGGTCAAATTACTTGAAGAGCGAAAAGAAGCAGCAGCTAGGATTATTGCTCTAGAAGCAGCCAAACCTATGACAACAGCTAGGGGAGAAGTAGCTCGAACCATTGAAACCTATAAGTTTGCAGCTGAGGAAGCGAAACGTATTCATGGGGAGACCATTCCGTTAGATGCTGCTCGTGGCGGTGAAAACAGGCTCGCCTACACAGTACGCGAACCAATTGGCGTTATTGGGGCGATTACCCCGTTCAATTTCCCAATGAATCTAGTAGCTCACAAAGTAGGTCCAGCGATTGCTAGCGGGAATACGATTGTCTTAAAACCTGCTTCCCAAACGCCGTTATCTACTTACTTTATTGCAGAACTTCTTCAAGAAGCTGGCCTGCCAGCTGGTGTACTGAATGTTGTCTCGGGAAGTGGAAAAGTTGTTGGCGACAAAATTGTTTCCGATGATCGGGTAAGCATGATTACCTTTACGGGAAGCCCGGCTGTAGGAATTGGCATTCGCAATAAGGCAGGATTGAAACGTGTAACCTTAGAGCTTGGCTCCAATGCAGCGGTCATTATCGATAAAGGTGTGGATCTGGATAAAATTGTTTCGAGATGTGTAACCGGTGCCTTTGCGTTCCAAGGGCAAGTCTGTATTTCTTTACAGCGTGTATATATTCAGGAGGAGCTATACGAAGAGTTTGTCGAAAAGTTTGTTGAGGCGACAGAAAGATTAGTAGTCGGCGATCCGCTTGATTCGAAAACAGATGTCTCCGCGTTAATTTCATCTGCTGATGTAGAGCGCAGCCTCAGCTGGATTCATGAGGCACAGAAAGCTGGTGCCAAATTGGCAGCAGGCGGTACAGCAGAGGGGAACGTTCTACTGCCTACCATTCTATTGGATGCTGATGCAGCATTGAGGGTATCTTGCCAAGAAGTGTTTGCACCGATCGTCTTAGTAAACAAAGTGAAATCTGTTCAAAAAGCGATTGAGCTAGTAAATGATTCACGGTACGGGCTTCAAGCGGGAATTTACACAAACAATGTCCATACAGCACTGGATGCAGCCGATCATTTACATGTTGGCGGGGTTATGATCAATGACATTCCGACATTTCGTGTAGACAATATGCCATATGGCGGCGTGAAGGAAAGCGGTTTTGGCCGTGAAGGATTAAAATACGCGGTTGAAGAAATGACGGAATTAAAGCTAGTCGTCTGGAACCGTAATTAA
- a CDS encoding NAD(P)H-dependent oxidoreductase, which yields MKLLAISGTITGSKTKVVVQKIAEEVKQKHPEVEVEFLDLKEYDVQFCDGRDPSTYTGDTKKVIDIVSSADFYVIGTPIFQGSITGALKNLFDLVPPKAFRNKVMGFAATGGTYQHYLVIENQLKPIAGYFRAFVAPGYVYAHNDHFSSTNELVDSEVLERVSSLSEEIVFMQKALKEPKPNPQYS from the coding sequence ATGAAATTATTAGCCATCTCTGGAACAATTACTGGGTCGAAAACAAAAGTGGTGGTACAAAAAATAGCAGAAGAGGTAAAACAGAAACATCCGGAAGTTGAAGTGGAATTTCTAGATTTAAAAGAGTATGATGTTCAGTTTTGTGATGGCCGTGATCCTTCAACGTATACAGGAGATACGAAAAAAGTGATCGATATCGTTTCCTCAGCAGATTTTTATGTAATAGGCACACCTATTTTTCAAGGCTCAATCACTGGCGCACTTAAGAACCTGTTTGACCTAGTTCCTCCAAAGGCTTTTCGCAATAAGGTCATGGGGTTTGCCGCCACAGGCGGAACATATCAGCATTACTTAGTAATCGAAAATCAGCTGAAGCCGATTGCCGGTTATTTCCGTGCCTTTGTTGCTCCGGGTTATGTGTATGCACATAATGACCATTTCAGCTCCACAAATGAATTGGTTGATTCAGAGGTTTTGGAGCGTGTCTCCTCATTAAGTGAGGAAATCGTTTTTATGCAAAAAGCATTAAAAGAACCGAAGCCTAACCCCCAATATAGTTAA
- a CDS encoding alpha/beta fold hydrolase — MPLAMYDQTTIRYEEKGNGEPLIMIHGVGLDHTMWDQQVKDLSKEFRVIVYDMVGHGGSEHPPGPYSLAQFVEQLEALMNHLHIEKSHLIGFSMGGMVAQAFALKHKEKLKTLTIMNAVANRTEEQRKAILKRVAEVKNTGPAVTIEPAIGRWFNQEYLINHEDTVNRIRKRLLTNDPASYLAAYSLFAAADEELWLKLHEINLPTFIMTGENDIGSNPEMAKQMHEKIAHSELLIVPEVKHMLPVEKAEIVNEAIRMFIRKHTESGNEGRDECD; from the coding sequence ATGCCTTTAGCCATGTATGATCAAACGACCATTCGTTATGAAGAAAAAGGAAATGGTGAGCCGCTCATTATGATTCATGGTGTTGGCTTGGATCATACAATGTGGGATCAGCAAGTGAAAGACCTGTCAAAAGAGTTCCGAGTCATTGTATACGATATGGTAGGTCATGGAGGATCTGAGCATCCTCCCGGCCCTTACTCACTTGCCCAATTTGTTGAGCAACTGGAAGCACTCATGAATCACTTGCACATTGAGAAGTCCCATCTCATCGGTTTTTCTATGGGCGGCATGGTCGCTCAGGCATTTGCACTGAAACATAAAGAAAAATTAAAGACACTCACAATCATGAATGCCGTTGCGAACCGGACGGAAGAACAGCGGAAGGCAATTTTAAAAAGGGTTGCGGAAGTAAAGAATACAGGACCTGCTGTTACGATCGAGCCTGCAATTGGGCGGTGGTTTAATCAAGAGTATCTAATAAACCATGAAGATACAGTGAACAGAATTCGTAAACGGCTCCTGACAAATGATCCTGCTTCCTATTTAGCGGCATATAGCCTTTTTGCAGCAGCAGATGAGGAATTATGGCTAAAGCTTCATGAAATTAATCTGCCGACTTTCATTATGACAGGTGAAAATGATATAGGATCAAACCCTGAAATGGCTAAACAAATGCATGAGAAAATAGCACATTCAGAATTGCTTATTGTTCCAGAAGTGAAGCATATGCTGCCGGTAGAAAAGGCGGAAATTGTGAATGAAGCGATTCGTATGTTTATTCGAAAACATACGGAATCGGGGAATGAAGGGAGAGATGAATGTGACTGA
- a CDS encoding endonuclease MutS2, giving the protein MNRQTIDVLGYQEILNEIANFAKTNRGKNTLQALRPLPDKRRMELSLKEIAEAEEIIKISSSVPIHTLDEMELYLTQARKGIYIRANQFTYVLSFLQHCSKLKQFMRDKYYAAPNVSLYAESIGEVRELEEEINRCIRHGQVDQHASSDLAYLRRQLSIQTDKLKEKAQQLVKSKRYAAYLQDTLLVERSGRIAISVKRQYRSKIQGTVLDSSASGSTLYMEPSELGSIQEEIELLRMSEEQETERILYELTDKVLQHDHTIKIAIETMHHYDVLFAKAAYSRKTGCSTPALNEDYVINLKEARHPMLGDKAVPLSIRFGEEHRALVITGPNTGGKTVTLKTVGLLTMMAQTGLPIPANPGSEIAIFQHIFVDIGDGQSIEQNLSTFSSRLVNIIDILRVTNDRSLVLLDELGSGTDPSEGMALAIVILEQLYQKGATLFATTHYNEMKEFAEKTSGFLNGMMEFDIDTLRPTYRLLLGQSGNSQAFDIAIKLGMHPELIEKAYQITYKTNRSYRNELDAAILKEPGYQKQIAINKYARRSAKKPYVDSSTESFFQFEQGDNVLLTETNEMGIIYKGPDSKGDYVVQIHGEKRTVNHKRLKLYIKGRELYPENYDFDIIFKSKEYRKINKQQKRKYVEGVWLDSED; this is encoded by the coding sequence ATGAATCGGCAAACCATTGATGTATTGGGGTATCAAGAAATTCTAAACGAAATCGCAAATTTTGCGAAAACGAATCGTGGGAAGAACACCCTTCAAGCATTACGCCCATTACCAGATAAAAGGCGAATGGAGTTATCTTTAAAGGAGATTGCTGAAGCAGAGGAAATTATCAAAATTAGCAGCAGTGTCCCTATTCACACGCTGGATGAAATGGAGCTTTATTTAACACAGGCACGAAAAGGGATCTATATTCGTGCTAATCAATTTACGTATGTTCTATCGTTCCTGCAGCATTGTTCGAAGCTAAAACAATTCATGAGGGATAAGTATTATGCAGCTCCGAATGTAAGTTTATATGCTGAATCGATTGGTGAGGTGCGGGAGCTTGAGGAGGAAATTAACCGTTGCATCCGTCATGGGCAGGTTGACCAGCATGCTTCAAGCGATTTAGCTTATTTGCGGAGACAGCTTTCAATCCAAACAGATAAGCTAAAGGAAAAAGCCCAGCAGCTCGTAAAATCTAAGAGATATGCAGCATATCTGCAGGATACATTACTCGTTGAACGGAGTGGACGGATTGCCATTTCTGTGAAAAGACAATATCGCTCCAAAATTCAAGGAACCGTTCTCGATTCATCCGCATCAGGGTCAACCTTATATATGGAGCCTTCTGAACTAGGTTCTATTCAAGAAGAGATTGAACTTTTGCGCATGTCTGAAGAGCAGGAAACGGAAAGGATTTTATACGAATTAACGGACAAAGTGCTGCAGCATGACCATACAATTAAAATCGCCATTGAAACGATGCATCATTATGATGTCCTATTTGCAAAGGCAGCCTATAGCCGAAAAACAGGCTGTTCGACTCCTGCATTAAATGAAGATTATGTGATCAACTTAAAAGAAGCTCGGCACCCGATGCTTGGCGATAAGGCTGTTCCACTATCCATTCGATTTGGTGAAGAGCATCGCGCTTTAGTAATAACTGGACCGAATACCGGCGGAAAAACGGTCACTCTAAAAACAGTTGGTCTGCTCACCATGATGGCACAAACGGGTTTGCCTATACCAGCTAATCCCGGGAGCGAGATTGCCATTTTTCAGCATATTTTCGTTGATATTGGAGATGGGCAAAGCATTGAACAGAACTTAAGCACATTCAGTTCAAGGCTTGTAAATATTATTGATATTCTGCGAGTCACAAATGACCGCTCCCTTGTCCTTCTTGATGAATTAGGTTCCGGGACAGACCCAAGCGAAGGCATGGCACTAGCGATTGTAATTCTAGAGCAGCTATACCAAAAGGGTGCTACTTTATTTGCCACTACCCACTACAATGAAATGAAGGAATTTGCGGAGAAAACAAGCGGATTTCTAAATGGGATGATGGAATTTGATATTGATACGTTGCGGCCAACCTATAGGCTTCTTCTTGGCCAAAGCGGAAACAGCCAAGCTTTTGACATCGCTATCAAGCTTGGCATGCATCCAGAATTGATCGAAAAAGCTTATCAAATCACTTATAAAACTAATCGCTCCTATCGTAACGAATTGGATGCAGCTATTTTAAAAGAGCCTGGCTATCAAAAACAAATTGCCATTAATAAATATGCGAGAAGATCTGCTAAAAAGCCATATGTGGATTCAAGCACAGAAAGCTTCTTCCAATTTGAACAGGGAGATAATGTTTTATTAACCGAAACAAACGAAATGGGGATCATTTATAAAGGCCCAGATTCGAAAGGTGATTATGTTGTTCAAATTCATGGTGAAAAACGGACAGTTAATCACAAAAGGCTAAAATTATATATAAAAGGACGGGAATTGTACCCCGAAAACTATGACTTCGATATCATTTTCAAGTCGAAGGAATATCGGAAAATTAATAAGCAGCAAAAGAGAAAGTATGTGGAGGGTGTTTGGTTAGATAGTGAAGATTGA
- a CDS encoding amino acid synthesis family protein codes for MLEIRKVYTAIEETRVEGGKQLDKPVKMIAAMLVMKNPWAGRGFVQDLMPEINEYAPEIGEILVAELFKHIDSADDVEAFGKAAVVGVDGEMEHASAFIHTLKFGNKFRDSVQGKSILSFTNKRGGAGSAVLIPMVHKNDESKRSHFLTFEASIPDAPRADEIVVAIGASTGGRPHPRTGDRNQDMVEMGLV; via the coding sequence ATGTTGGAAATTCGAAAAGTTTATACAGCTATTGAAGAAACACGTGTTGAGGGCGGGAAGCAATTAGATAAGCCAGTTAAAATGATCGCAGCTATGCTTGTCATGAAAAATCCTTGGGCTGGAAGAGGTTTTGTGCAAGATTTAATGCCTGAAATTAATGAATACGCACCGGAAATTGGCGAAATATTAGTCGCTGAATTGTTTAAACATATTGATTCTGCTGATGATGTTGAAGCATTTGGCAAGGCTGCTGTAGTTGGGGTAGATGGGGAAATGGAACACGCATCTGCATTTATTCACACATTGAAATTCGGAAACAAATTCCGTGATTCTGTACAGGGAAAAAGCATTTTAAGCTTTACGAATAAACGCGGCGGAGCAGGCTCAGCTGTATTAATTCCAATGGTTCATAAAAACGATGAGTCGAAAAGATCTCATTTCCTTACGTTTGAAGCTTCTATTCCAGATGCACCAAGAGCCGATGAAATTGTCGTTGCCATCGGAGCCTCTACGGGAGGACGCCCGCATCCGAGAACAGGTGACCGTAATCAAGATATGGTTGAAATGGGGCTTGTCTAA
- a CDS encoding GntR family transcriptional regulator, with protein sequence MSILTTSITAQVTNAIRDAIVTGEYEPGKKLSEAALSEQYAISRTPIREALKQLEREGLVEIIPRVGTCVSKPTEKELTELFTVKEVLEGLAAGLLAESGNEEMIKEVEKAVAEMEKAVQTSDHKLYVESNNLFHKAILEGSDNSKLDYSLNLLLNQIPYSRYVYLSIEVPNRLEKSLQEHQAVLAAILRGDREEAEKAMREHVRASGLQLKAGIAKKLYEKNK encoded by the coding sequence ATGTCTATTCTGACTACGAGTATCACAGCTCAAGTAACGAACGCAATTCGAGATGCGATTGTCACTGGTGAATATGAACCGGGAAAAAAGCTCTCAGAAGCTGCTTTATCTGAACAATATGCAATTAGTCGAACACCAATCAGAGAAGCGTTAAAGCAATTAGAAAGGGAAGGATTAGTTGAAATCATTCCAAGAGTGGGGACGTGTGTTTCAAAGCCGACAGAAAAGGAATTAACCGAGCTATTTACTGTCAAGGAAGTACTGGAGGGGCTTGCTGCGGGCCTGCTTGCGGAAAGCGGAAACGAGGAAATGATTAAAGAAGTCGAAAAAGCTGTTGCTGAAATGGAAAAGGCAGTTCAGACATCTGATCATAAGCTTTATGTTGAGTCGAACAACTTGTTCCATAAAGCGATCCTTGAAGGATCAGACAATTCTAAACTAGATTACTCGTTAAATTTGCTGCTCAATCAAATTCCATATAGCAGGTATGTTTATCTCAGCATTGAGGTACCAAACCGGTTGGAAAAATCACTTCAGGAGCACCAGGCTGTATTAGCGGCTATATTAAGGGGTGACAGAGAGGAAGCAGAGAAAGCCATGCGTGAGCATGTAAGGGCAAGTGGATTGCAGTTAAAAGCAGGAATTGCTAAAAAGCTATACGAAAAAAACAAATAG
- a CDS encoding LLM class flavin-dependent oxidoreductase, translating into MKFGIFANLTGPGRHEEYHKVLDEAREQAIYCDENGYDSIWYTEHHFGHEGNELISNPILMGADIAAHTKRIRIGQAANVITFWHPLRLAEDIAMLDQLSKGRVEVGLARGLYGREAANLNTLADPKNQEQNRALFEETLEILKKAWTNRFFSHEGDIYQFPPKGLKWSHPMSPATPEYMDMEKGEIEKISIMPGTYQKPHPPLWQVIDSPRSIEWAAENEIKGIFWMPTVKELKGRFELYREKASKARGYEVPLGEGISLVRDVYVAETMEQARQDAAEAVLNNYRWICHWRGLGNLMDPGEQVKPGQELNYDFLHPRNLLFGTPEYVAEKIQELKEELNLQELLLWVNHNGLQHDKMMKSLKLFTEEVMPKFTNIKAGVL; encoded by the coding sequence ATGAAATTCGGAATTTTCGCAAATTTAACAGGACCAGGACGTCATGAGGAATATCATAAAGTTCTTGATGAAGCAAGAGAGCAAGCTATCTATTGTGATGAAAATGGATATGATTCCATTTGGTATACAGAGCACCACTTTGGCCATGAAGGAAATGAGTTGATTTCAAATCCAATTTTAATGGGTGCAGATATTGCGGCACATACGAAGAGAATTCGCATTGGTCAAGCGGCAAACGTTATTACATTTTGGCATCCGCTTCGACTAGCCGAGGATATTGCGATGCTTGATCAGCTTAGTAAAGGGCGTGTGGAAGTCGGTCTAGCCCGCGGATTATATGGAAGAGAAGCAGCGAATTTAAATACGCTTGCTGATCCAAAGAACCAGGAGCAAAACCGGGCGTTATTCGAAGAAACGTTAGAAATTTTGAAGAAGGCATGGACGAACCGTTTCTTTTCACATGAAGGAGACATTTATCAATTTCCTCCGAAAGGGTTGAAATGGAGCCATCCAATGAGTCCGGCAACACCAGAATATATGGATATGGAAAAGGGAGAAATAGAAAAAATCTCAATTATGCCTGGCACGTACCAAAAGCCTCATCCTCCATTATGGCAAGTAATTGATTCTCCGAGATCCATTGAATGGGCCGCAGAGAATGAAATTAAAGGGATCTTCTGGATGCCAACCGTTAAAGAGCTGAAGGGGCGCTTTGAACTTTATCGTGAAAAGGCTTCGAAAGCCCGAGGGTATGAAGTTCCGCTTGGTGAAGGCATTTCGTTAGTTCGTGATGTTTATGTAGCTGAAACGATGGAGCAAGCACGTCAAGATGCAGCAGAGGCAGTATTAAATAATTATCGCTGGATTTGCCATTGGAGAGGGCTAGGTAATCTAATGGATCCAGGCGAACAAGTAAAGCCAGGACAGGAATTGAACTATGACTTCCTGCACCCAAGAAACTTATTGTTCGGAACTCCTGAATATGTAGCTGAGAAAATTCAAGAACTGAAAGAGGAATTAAATTTACAAGAATTATTACTGTGGGTTAATCATAACGGATTGCAGCATGACAAGATGATGAAGAGTCTTAAATTGTTTACTGAAGAGGTCATGCCTAAATTTACAAACATAAAAGCGGGGGTTTTATAA
- a CDS encoding YciI family protein gives MAYYAALLHMLDPEKNSEVLPRHIAYLEDLDKQGKIYGRGPFADGSGGLVVYIADSFEEALSLAEKDPHIIEKVRRLELKEWKVV, from the coding sequence ATGGCTTATTATGCAGCATTGCTACACATGCTCGACCCAGAAAAAAACAGTGAAGTTCTCCCGCGTCATATCGCGTACTTAGAAGATCTAGATAAACAAGGAAAGATTTATGGCAGAGGGCCTTTCGCAGATGGATCAGGGGGTCTAGTTGTATATATAGCAGATTCATTTGAAGAGGCGCTTTCGTTAGCAGAAAAAGATCCCCATATTATCGAGAAGGTTCGCCGCCTTGAACTTAAAGAGTGGAAGGTCGTTTAG
- a CDS encoding zinc-binding alcohol dehydrogenase family protein encodes MKAIIITEFGNPEVMKYVDTDIPRIKPTQVLIEVVKTSVNYADVKARYGKKGSWKSPFIPGLDAAGVIVETGSEVQNLWVGQRVIAFPSEGSYSEYVVSEEMLTYEIPDNIDFDTAAACPIVSFLSHKMLHDIARIEQGETVLIHSAAGGVGTTAIQMAKLLGASKVIGTVGDEKKGTVAIQAGADHVISYDNENFADQVNGFTDGQGVNIVLDSVAGVVTEKSLLCLAPFGRLVQFGNSSGTAGIFKTSDLHASCRSVLGFSLGTTRKLRPQSLQDTAKQVLQYISEGKLKFEIAHRFPLKEAVQAHKLIESRKSTGKILLDVN; translated from the coding sequence TTGAAAGCCATTATTATAACTGAATTCGGAAATCCTGAAGTAATGAAATATGTTGATACTGATATTCCACGTATTAAGCCAACTCAAGTATTAATAGAAGTAGTAAAAACAAGTGTGAATTATGCGGATGTAAAAGCGAGATATGGAAAAAAGGGCAGCTGGAAATCACCATTTATTCCGGGGCTAGATGCGGCTGGCGTCATTGTTGAAACAGGATCAGAGGTTCAGAATTTATGGGTAGGACAGCGGGTTATTGCTTTTCCATCAGAAGGATCTTATTCGGAATATGTAGTCTCAGAGGAAATGCTTACTTATGAAATCCCAGATAACATTGATTTTGACACGGCAGCTGCTTGTCCAATTGTTTCTTTTCTTTCACATAAGATGCTTCATGATATAGCAAGGATCGAACAAGGAGAAACGGTACTAATTCATTCAGCAGCTGGTGGGGTAGGAACTACGGCTATTCAAATGGCAAAGCTTTTAGGTGCAAGCAAAGTAATTGGAACAGTGGGAGATGAAAAGAAGGGCACGGTTGCTATTCAAGCAGGTGCAGATCATGTTATTAGTTATGACAATGAAAATTTTGCCGATCAGGTGAATGGGTTTACGGATGGGCAGGGGGTTAATATAGTTTTAGATTCCGTTGCTGGGGTGGTCACTGAAAAAAGTCTACTCTGCTTAGCGCCGTTTGGCCGGTTGGTTCAATTTGGTAATTCAAGCGGAACTGCAGGCATATTTAAAACAAGTGATTTGCACGCAAGTTGCAGATCAGTACTCGGGTTCAGTTTAGGTACAACGAGAAAGCTTAGACCCCAATCGCTGCAGGATACAGCCAAACAAGTTCTTCAATACATAAGCGAAGGAAAACTGAAATTTGAAATTGCTCATCGTTTTCCTTTGAAAGAAGCAGTACAAGCTCACAAGCTTATTGAAAGCAGGAAAAGTACGGGAAAAATTTTATTGGATGTAAACTAA